The following proteins come from a genomic window of Nocardiopsis sp. YSL2:
- a CDS encoding C40 family peptidase, with translation MATSRTGAFDCSGLAMRTWEAAGVRLPQVTTDQVNVGTRVALDEVRPGDLLFPGTCRSIRAKPADSAYYSARFVAAGRPA, from the coding sequence GTGGCGACAAGCAGGACCGGGGCGTTCGACTGCTCGGGGCTGGCGATGCGGACGTGGGAGGCGGCGGGTGTGCGCCTTCCCCAGGTGACCACCGACCAGGTCAACGTCGGAACCCGTGTGGCGCTCGACGAGGTGCGGCCGGGTGACCTGCTGTTCCCGGGAACGTGCCGGTCTATCCGGGCCAAGCCCGCGGACAGCGCCTACTACAGCGCTCGGTTCGTGGCGGCCGGCCGACCGGCCTGA
- a CDS encoding aldo/keto reductase, which produces MTLLGLGTYRSRDAAHSARIAAAAGCPLIDTAPVYGHGTHQRAIASTLEANPQVRIASKVGHMPPGQAEIAVSSGALAAEEARGLHSIAADYVRHQIAMNRLELRRPRLDLVYLHNPDHHHDGDRDGLHDRIRGGFIALEEARADGQITGYGVATWSGFTEAFSVPDLLRLSREASGSAETGLSAVQLPVSLVNIAPIKDALTGSGPLAEAHEAGLEVWASAPLHGGKLVHLVNERLAHHISDRASPAEAALMVTASAPGLTGMLISTSSTGHWSSAASVAARPPLPDNRLKDISDLLLARENA; this is translated from the coding sequence GTGACCCTTCTCGGACTGGGCACCTACCGCAGCCGCGACGCCGCCCACTCGGCGCGCATCGCGGCTGCGGCCGGTTGCCCCCTCATCGACACCGCCCCCGTCTACGGGCACGGCACCCACCAGCGCGCCATCGCCTCCACCCTGGAAGCCAACCCACAGGTGCGGATCGCCTCGAAGGTCGGCCACATGCCCCCTGGCCAGGCCGAGATCGCCGTGTCCAGCGGAGCCCTTGCGGCGGAGGAAGCACGTGGCCTGCACAGCATCGCCGCCGACTACGTCCGCCACCAGATCGCGATGAACCGGCTGGAACTGCGACGGCCACGCCTGGACCTTGTGTACCTGCACAACCCCGACCATCACCACGATGGCGACCGCGATGGGCTGCACGATCGAATCCGGGGCGGATTCATCGCCTTGGAGGAAGCCCGCGCCGACGGACAGATCACGGGGTACGGGGTCGCCACCTGGTCCGGATTCACCGAAGCCTTCAGCGTGCCCGACCTACTCCGACTGTCCCGCGAAGCCTCAGGAAGCGCTGAGACCGGTCTGTCCGCCGTCCAACTGCCCGTGTCACTGGTCAACATCGCCCCGATCAAGGACGCCTTGACCGGAAGCGGTCCCCTCGCCGAAGCACACGAGGCAGGATTGGAAGTGTGGGCCTCCGCCCCACTCCACGGCGGCAAACTCGTCCACCTGGTGAACGAACGCCTCGCCCACCACATCAGCGACAGGGCCTCACCCGCCGAGGCAGCCCTCATGGTGACCGCCTCAGCACCCGGCCTCACGGGGATGCTGATCAGCACCTCGAGTACAGGACACTGGTCGAGCGCGGCCTCGGTAGCGGCCCGCCCACCGTTGCCCGATAACCGACTCAAGGACATCAGTGACCTCCTCCTCGCCCGAGAAAACGCCTGA
- a CDS encoding phosphotransferase enzyme family protein — MSTTPAPSAGSRFALTRDRVHDVLAALCEEAGLGTKAAEDAELIKFTNNAVYRLPAAGLVVRISGSTTVAERVPVVIQAARWLAQHDAPTVRLVEEIPQPVQACGATATFWHLVPSTSPDATGTDLGRILKHIHALPAPGFALPSWEPFARIRSRIADAEGLAEADRVFLTERTDHLELLVQDLEFELPAGVLHGDPFMGNLIPGPHGPVICDFDSLSHGPREWDLVPAAVGKVRMDYPTDHHSPLATEYGFDILTWPGFPVLRQLRELRLVTSVLPVLNTNPGLRAQWRHRLDTLQRGDTATRWSTYR; from the coding sequence ATGAGCACCACTCCCGCCCCCTCCGCCGGCTCTCGTTTCGCCCTCACTCGCGATCGCGTCCACGACGTTCTCGCGGCCCTGTGCGAAGAGGCCGGGCTGGGCACCAAGGCGGCCGAGGACGCCGAGCTGATCAAGTTCACCAACAACGCCGTCTACCGACTCCCGGCTGCGGGGCTGGTGGTGCGCATCTCCGGGTCCACGACCGTGGCCGAACGTGTCCCCGTGGTCATCCAGGCGGCCCGATGGCTCGCCCAGCACGACGCGCCCACGGTGCGGCTGGTCGAAGAGATCCCCCAACCGGTACAGGCATGCGGGGCTACAGCGACTTTCTGGCACCTGGTCCCCTCCACCAGCCCGGATGCGACCGGCACCGACCTCGGGCGCATCCTCAAGCACATCCATGCCCTGCCTGCACCGGGTTTCGCGCTGCCATCGTGGGAGCCCTTCGCGCGCATCCGCAGCCGCATCGCAGATGCCGAAGGGCTGGCAGAGGCCGACCGGGTCTTCCTCACCGAGCGCACCGACCACCTGGAACTGTTGGTCCAGGACCTGGAGTTCGAACTTCCCGCCGGGGTGCTCCACGGCGACCCGTTCATGGGCAACCTCATCCCCGGCCCCCACGGTCCGGTGATCTGCGACTTCGACAGCCTCAGCCACGGCCCCCGCGAATGGGACCTCGTCCCCGCCGCCGTCGGAAAAGTCCGCATGGACTACCCCACAGACCACCACAGCCCGCTCGCGACCGAGTACGGCTTCGACATCCTCACCTGGCCCGGATTCCCCGTCCTACGCCAACTCCGCGAACTCAGACTCGTCACCAGCGTCCTCCCGGTCCTCAACACCAACCCCGGTCTGCGCGCCCAGTGGCGCCACCGCCTCGACACCCTCCAACGCGGCGACACCGCCACCCGCTGGTCCACTTACCGGTAG
- a CDS encoding metal-dependent hydrolase, giving the protein MLAVLVATAAVVLPGASPWLIGVTVAVGALTQILGDWLTRSGVPLAWPMVHRGKRWWLFRSPVAFVTGKSRVEDAIRWAFMVSGPAVGMFALVGA; this is encoded by the coding sequence GTGCTGGCTGTCCTGGTCGCGACCGCGGCCGTGGTGTTGCCGGGCGCGTCCCCGTGGCTGATCGGTGTGACGGTCGCAGTCGGCGCGTTGACGCAGATCCTCGGCGACTGGTTGACCCGCTCGGGTGTTCCACTCGCCTGGCCGATGGTTCACCGTGGGAAGCGCTGGTGGTTGTTCCGCAGCCCGGTCGCGTTCGTCACTGGCAAGTCCCGTGTGGAGGACGCGATCAGGTGGGCGTTCATGGTCAGTGGTCCGGCTGTGGGAATGTTTGCACTGGTCGGAGCGTAG
- a CDS encoding phosphotransferase, translated as MFTQAFVHRIPNHIPEIAETGVDTTVRSWVTSHGDLHWANLTDNPLSIIDWEGWGAAPAGYDAAVLHAYALPAPETAAKVRQVFADVLDTDDGRLAHLIICAEIIQASERDELHARLAPYVQRFVVELLTSTSQ; from the coding sequence GTGTTCACCCAGGCGTTCGTCCACCGCATCCCCAACCACATCCCCGAAATCGCCGAGACCGGGGTCGACACAACCGTGCGAAGCTGGGTGACCTCTCACGGCGACCTGCACTGGGCCAACCTCACCGACAACCCGCTGAGCATCATCGACTGGGAGGGGTGGGGCGCGGCGCCGGCCGGGTACGACGCCGCCGTCCTGCACGCCTACGCCCTGCCAGCCCCGGAGACCGCAGCGAAGGTCCGCCAGGTCTTCGCCGACGTGCTCGACACCGACGACGGGCGCCTGGCACACCTGATCATCTGCGCCGAGATCATCCAGGCGAGCGAACGGGACGAACTCCACGCCCGACTGGCTCCCTACGTGCAGCGGTTCGTGGTCGAACTGCTGACTTCAACCTCGCAATAG
- a CDS encoding pentapeptide repeat-containing protein gives MLYSIFLLSKVAWPLFPFVWEMLPDRSRGLLGQVPALQATVTAVALFVLLHTAWLARHWMLLPAGLGWRILGAWATAILLVALIIAALWLVLGLPGLETTPTVSPKALDAIATRAFAIVAGLGGVAFLVIAYQRQSGEQTRLFTERFTTAVAQLGEDQPAVRLGGVHALAHLADDAPTPGLRQMCVDVLCAYLRNPGPDDLPQGSTEDQKQDHHDRVVEHAAMREVRLTIVRTISHRLRTPTPWRECDYDFTGVTFEHPLDLKGAMCRGRMGFARTTFTGGVDFQYAAFTRRAAFQYTIFTDDVVFLGATFTGDAVFQSATFRGNAIFESATFTRRAAFKRATFSGEATFKRATFSRSAYFPGGATFEEATFTGRADFSGVTFPGEATFEGAIFSRSADFASDGMVRSAARGPCPQGLLAVAQVSNSRVLLPRWWTHPGRVRFKNPPLA, from the coding sequence GTGCTCTACAGCATATTTCTCTTGAGTAAAGTTGCTTGGCCGCTGTTCCCATTTGTATGGGAGATGCTGCCCGACCGATCCCGTGGCCTGCTCGGCCAGGTGCCCGCTCTCCAAGCCACAGTCACAGCCGTCGCACTCTTCGTTCTCTTGCACACTGCGTGGTTGGCCAGACACTGGATGCTTCTGCCCGCCGGGCTGGGGTGGCGCATCCTGGGTGCTTGGGCGACGGCCATCCTGCTGGTCGCGCTCATCATCGCCGCCCTGTGGCTGGTGCTGGGCCTGCCCGGCCTGGAAACCACTCCCACCGTCTCCCCTAAAGCTCTGGACGCCATCGCCACCCGCGCCTTCGCGATTGTGGCCGGCCTGGGCGGAGTAGCCTTCCTCGTCATTGCCTACCAGCGCCAGAGCGGCGAGCAGACCCGGCTGTTCACCGAACGCTTCACCACCGCGGTCGCCCAACTGGGCGAGGATCAACCGGCAGTGCGCCTGGGCGGAGTACATGCCCTCGCTCACCTGGCCGACGACGCTCCCACCCCAGGACTGCGACAGATGTGCGTGGACGTGCTGTGCGCCTACCTGCGCAACCCTGGCCCAGATGACCTGCCTCAGGGCAGTACCGAAGACCAGAAGCAGGACCACCATGACCGGGTGGTCGAGCACGCCGCCATGCGCGAGGTCCGTCTCACTATCGTGCGCACCATTAGCCACCGCCTCCGCACACCCACCCCATGGCGGGAATGCGACTACGATTTCACCGGCGTCACATTTGAACACCCGCTCGACCTCAAGGGAGCGATGTGTCGAGGACGTATGGGCTTCGCTCGGACAACCTTTACCGGTGGCGTCGACTTCCAGTACGCGGCTTTCACTCGCCGTGCTGCCTTCCAGTACACGATTTTCACCGATGACGTTGTCTTCTTGGGCGCGACCTTCACCGGCGACGCCGTTTTCCAGTCCGCGACCTTTAGGGGAAACGCCATATTCGAGAGCGCGACCTTCACCCGCCGCGCCGCCTTCAAGCGAGCAACCTTCTCCGGCGAAGCCACCTTCAAGCGAGCGACCTTCAGCCGTAGCGCGTACTTCCCCGGCGGAGCCACCTTTGAGGAAGCCACCTTCACGGGCCGCGCCGACTTCTCTGGCGTCACCTTCCCCGGCGAAGCGACTTTCGAGGGAGCGATTTTCAGCCGCAGCGCGGACTTTGCAAGTGATGGAATGGTCCGGAGCGCTGCGAGAGGTCCCTGCCCGCAGGGGTTGCTAGCGGTAGCGCAGGTCTCCAATAGCAGAGTGTTGCTGCCCCGATGGTGGACCCATCCCGGGCGGGTGCGGTTCAAGAATCCGCCACTGGCCTAG
- a CDS encoding helix-turn-helix transcriptional regulator codes for MRLLRSRTDLSQEALARLTGLSQSMVSQLESRKRELKDVVKLRRFLDGLGAPRVTTSRTRQESVESTRLLAHAAQVTMGAAEIDPHRWRGPNIPETPLPVRRVTGTDVDHVETVTKALRAADYQLGGGACLDAIMAHLAYAHRLLRAAKPANQLGLQLYRAVADLHNLAGWASFDVGRYKVAAEHLSLALEQAQYIEEPSLVANVLYRMGRLHLHRGHTVQALRFLQLGQIAAQDSGCERTVALMCANAAWAYAVLDDQKRSMDSLARAHDAFARAEADTTPWVRFFHEADLDAMSGVVNAALPTPSPRAYTATTEHLYRAVDARSPAMGRSQAFELTTLATAHIRNGDPDQGVCVGRQAVDLARQVRSVRVIDRLAPLQHAALAYRTRGETAELAAEIATLRTS; via the coding sequence GTGCGCCTCCTGCGTTCGCGCACCGACCTGTCCCAGGAAGCCCTCGCGCGTTTGACCGGGCTCTCCCAGTCGATGGTCTCCCAACTCGAATCACGCAAGCGCGAGTTGAAAGACGTCGTGAAGCTGCGCCGCTTCCTCGACGGGCTCGGGGCGCCCCGAGTGACGACCTCACGCACGCGACAGGAGAGCGTCGAGAGCACCAGGCTGTTGGCACACGCCGCTCAGGTCACCATGGGCGCGGCGGAGATCGACCCCCACAGGTGGCGCGGGCCGAACATCCCCGAGACGCCTTTGCCCGTCCGGCGGGTGACGGGAACCGACGTGGACCACGTCGAGACAGTCACCAAGGCGCTGCGGGCCGCCGACTACCAGCTCGGGGGCGGCGCGTGCTTGGACGCGATCATGGCGCACCTGGCCTACGCCCATCGGCTGCTGCGCGCGGCCAAACCCGCGAACCAGCTCGGTCTCCAGCTCTACCGGGCCGTCGCCGATCTGCACAATCTCGCCGGGTGGGCGAGCTTCGACGTGGGCCGCTACAAGGTCGCGGCCGAGCACCTGTCCCTGGCGCTGGAGCAGGCCCAGTACATCGAGGAGCCCTCGCTGGTGGCCAACGTGCTCTACCGGATGGGGCGCCTGCACCTGCACCGCGGCCACACCGTCCAGGCCCTGCGGTTCCTGCAACTGGGACAGATCGCCGCCCAGGACTCCGGGTGCGAGCGCACCGTCGCGCTCATGTGCGCCAACGCCGCCTGGGCCTACGCCGTCCTCGATGACCAGAAGCGGTCCATGGACTCCCTCGCCCGCGCCCACGACGCCTTCGCCCGCGCCGAGGCGGACACCACTCCGTGGGTGCGGTTCTTCCACGAAGCCGACCTGGACGCCATGTCCGGGGTCGTTAACGCCGCACTCCCCACCCCTTCGCCTCGTGCGTACACCGCCACGACCGAGCACCTGTACCGGGCCGTGGACGCCCGCAGCCCAGCCATGGGCCGCAGCCAAGCCTTCGAACTGACCACCCTGGCCACCGCCCACATCCGCAACGGCGACCCCGACCAAGGCGTGTGCGTCGGGCGCCAAGCCGTCGACCTCGCCCGCCAGGTCCGCTCCGTGCGCGTCATCGACCGGCTCGCACCGCTCCAGCACGCAGCCCTGGCCTACCGAACCCGGGGCGAGACAGCAGAGCTGGCCGCCGAGATTGCTACCCTTCGCACATCATGA
- a CDS encoding ATP-binding protein → MRAALVDRAEETETGAAKRDVFALPKRATAASDRAPVLLEANPEVTGSAMTVPGDPFYATVMRRRLRTLASLPDWEIRPVTLLASELFNNCIRHTRSGDPGGEVTISVFKLAGRTQVRITDAGPREGEITVPRLRPLDPENESGRGLHLVATDASRWGTIHHDDGRTSVWFEVDRLERNPDRPVDHAER, encoded by the coding sequence ATGAGGGCCGCACTGGTGGACCGGGCGGAGGAAACGGAGACCGGCGCCGCGAAGCGAGACGTTTTTGCGCTGCCCAAGCGCGCCACCGCAGCTTCGGACCGTGCCCCGGTCCTTCTGGAGGCGAATCCCGAGGTCACCGGGTCCGCGATGACGGTTCCCGGCGACCCCTTCTACGCCACGGTCATGCGCCGTCGCCTGCGGACACTGGCGTCCCTCCCTGACTGGGAGATTCGCCCGGTCACGCTGCTCGCCTCGGAGCTGTTCAACAACTGCATCCGCCACACCCGATCGGGCGATCCGGGCGGCGAGGTCACCATCAGCGTGTTCAAACTGGCGGGCCGGACGCAGGTGCGCATCACTGACGCCGGCCCTCGCGAGGGGGAGATCACTGTTCCCCGCCTTCGGCCCCTTGACCCTGAGAACGAGAGCGGGCGCGGACTGCACCTGGTCGCGACGGACGCGAGTCGGTGGGGCACCATCCACCATGACGACGGCCGCACCAGTGTCTGGTTCGAGGTGGACCGCCTCGAGCGCAACCCCGACCGGCCCGTCGACCACGCCGAGCGGTGA
- a CDS encoding cupin domain-containing protein, which translates to MSADLISGRLGGDQFPAQVLGRTHRRYAANATQATDFAHLLTWPDLNQLLATRRLDVPRMRLSDGQTVDVGQYTRLQTYRRMPNWNAPVPHLFHEQLRQGATLVVDAIDEMHPPINTVAAELEAWLGTRVQVNAYASWTAKEGFGVHWDDHDVIVLQVSGRKRWRIYGTTRQAPLYSDVEVDNNAPTEPVDEFTMERGDVLHVPRGCWHAASASEGEPSLHLTCGLNTTTGADFLDWINGLMLEHLEVRSDVPRNRGDQAAWTYRLAELITQRLQSPGVVEEYWDHLNQTATARMAFSLPVAVTGTLSASSRLRLASRRGTVSEKNGQVVLSAQGRRWRLAPVAAPVLHRLADHEPVTFKELCRLAPEISEDALMSLLRRLMDDGALVWEGEE; encoded by the coding sequence GTGTCCGCTGACCTGATCAGCGGCCGTCTGGGCGGGGACCAGTTCCCCGCCCAGGTGCTCGGCCGCACCCACCGCCGCTATGCCGCGAACGCCACCCAAGCCACCGACTTCGCGCACCTGCTCACCTGGCCCGACCTCAATCAACTCCTCGCCACCCGACGTCTCGACGTGCCCCGGATGCGGCTCTCGGACGGACAGACGGTGGACGTGGGCCAGTACACCCGTCTGCAGACCTATCGGCGTATGCCCAACTGGAACGCCCCGGTACCGCACCTGTTCCACGAACAGCTCCGCCAGGGCGCCACGCTGGTCGTGGATGCGATCGACGAGATGCACCCGCCCATCAACACCGTGGCCGCTGAGCTGGAAGCGTGGTTGGGCACCCGCGTCCAGGTCAACGCCTACGCCTCCTGGACCGCCAAGGAAGGCTTCGGCGTCCACTGGGACGACCACGACGTCATCGTCCTCCAGGTCTCCGGGCGCAAGCGCTGGCGGATCTACGGCACCACCCGCCAGGCACCGCTGTACTCCGACGTGGAGGTGGATAACAACGCCCCCACCGAGCCCGTCGACGAGTTCACGATGGAGCGCGGCGACGTGCTCCACGTCCCCCGGGGGTGCTGGCACGCCGCATCGGCCTCGGAGGGAGAGCCCAGCCTGCACCTGACCTGCGGGCTAAACACCACGACCGGCGCGGACTTCCTCGACTGGATCAACGGGCTGATGCTCGAACACCTCGAGGTTCGCAGCGACGTCCCCCGGAACAGGGGCGATCAGGCGGCGTGGACCTACCGCCTGGCCGAGCTGATCACTCAGCGGCTCCAGTCACCCGGGGTGGTCGAGGAGTACTGGGACCACCTGAACCAGACCGCCACGGCAAGGATGGCGTTCAGCCTGCCGGTCGCCGTGACCGGGACGCTGTCAGCGTCCTCCCGCCTACGGCTGGCATCTCGCAGGGGCACCGTGAGCGAAAAGAACGGACAGGTGGTTCTCTCGGCTCAGGGGCGCCGCTGGCGTCTGGCACCGGTGGCCGCCCCGGTACTCCACCGCCTCGCCGACCACGAACCGGTCACCTTCAAGGAACTGTGTCGACTCGCCCCGGAGATCTCCGAAGACGCCCTGATGTCCCTGCTACGGCGACTGATGGACGACGGCGCCCTGGTCTGGGAGGGCGAAGAGTGA
- a CDS encoding PIN domain-containing protein — protein sequence MAANRYLIWSERAESELKLIYQDREASHKLHSERYWQIRAMSDSTHRPHSLIRLEIEDQIDFISELVDQIEHYRKILAVDETESLILLDTNVLVHGKPFEMVDWQELTNSKSACLLFPLVVIDELDKLKDTKQHKARVPLSSLDHLTSNIDAFQRIKARNRVDIQITNEPLEHTRLLRVDDEIVRQASYFQAATGNTVKIITRDRGMKFRAAASGLSAEILPRELERSQQQEGANSGE from the coding sequence ATGGCTGCCAACAGGTATCTAATATGGTCAGAAAGGGCCGAGTCGGAGCTAAAGCTCATATATCAAGACAGGGAAGCTTCACACAAACTTCATTCTGAGAGATACTGGCAAATCCGAGCCATGTCTGATTCCACGCACCGACCACACTCGCTCATAAGACTAGAGATCGAAGATCAGATTGATTTCATCTCCGAACTAGTCGACCAAATAGAGCACTATAGAAAAATTCTCGCCGTCGACGAAACGGAGAGTTTGATCCTACTAGATACCAACGTCCTGGTGCACGGAAAGCCGTTTGAGATGGTGGATTGGCAAGAACTGACAAACTCCAAATCTGCATGCCTTCTATTTCCCTTGGTGGTAATAGATGAGCTAGACAAGCTCAAGGATACTAAACAACATAAAGCAAGAGTACCGCTCTCTTCCCTGGATCACCTAACTTCTAACATAGACGCCTTTCAGAGAATAAAGGCAAGAAACCGCGTAGATATTCAAATTACGAACGAACCTCTTGAACACACTCGTCTCCTCAGGGTAGACGACGAGATAGTACGCCAGGCATCCTACTTCCAGGCCGCAACCGGAAACACTGTAAAAATAATCACGCGAGACAGGGGGATGAAATTTCGGGCCGCAGCCTCAGGGCTCTCTGCAGAAATACTACCTAGAGAACTAGAGCGATCACAGCAGCAAGAAGGAGCAAATAGTGGAGAATGA